The Desulfocurvibacter africanus subsp. africanus DSM 2603 region AGAGATAGAGCTGGACATTTCGATCCGCCGTAAGCTGGCTTGGTGCATGCTGGCGGTATTCGCCGCCGGTTCGAGTGGGTTGTTATTCGGGTCAGCGCAATGATCGTTTGCGACCCTTCCATACAGGAGAGAATATGGTGCAGGCAAGACTATGCTGCAAGGATACGAGCCGGCTTGGCTTCGTTGTTCGACCACTGACTGCCGTCTTCATTTCACCAAGGGGAGATCGAGAATAAAAGCGACTACTCCGAAGCTGGAATGCTGAAAAGGCAAAGTCGCATGGCGTGGCTAGGTACTTGTAATCAGCCGGATTGTTAACAAGGACTCCTGGATCGCGGCGTGGCAGCCTGCATCCATTTCCATAAGCCTTCAAACAAACGTTTACCTTTCAAGCAGTACTGCCTGCACGAAGGCAATCAAAGCCACTGGCGTAGAAGCCCTGGGCACGCGTGTGCAGGTCCGTTCGCCAAATGGCATCTGATTAACTATAGTGAAAGCCGACTTATTGGGTGACATCAAAGTCGCTTCACGCTGAGCTTGTCTTCGAAATGGGCGCGCACCTGGTACTGCTTGTCCCCGGAGTTGAATGTGTAGTCCGTGTCCGGGAAGAGTTGGATCGTCGGGGTGAACGCGTCACCGATGAAAACATCCTTAGCCTCTCCATTCGCTTCGAAGCGTATGGTTTCTCCAGCGCCAAGACGCACTGAATCCTCGTGATGTAGCTCGATCGGGAGATCGTTTTCCTTGAATTCCATGGCGCACTCCTGGTTTATGGTTTGCCTTCAGCCTCTTCTACCATTTTTGCGGCTGGCCACGCCGGTCTTTGTTTTTTCATACTCCTTTCTGCAACGAATACAATGAGCCATCTTACACGTTCTGCTTTCGTATTTTGTTTCATCTGGTCGGCAATGTGTACTGAAAAGGTGGAGATTGACTTAGCAATGAGCATGAAACCTTTATATTTTACGCCTGATTTCATAGTTTTGTTTTCTTTGACTGCTATCTTGAAATAGTCGATATTGAAATAGGATTAGTGTATAAATGCCAAAAATAGGAGGTTTTAGACGTGGTTAACATGGACTACCCAGGCGTATGTCTCGCTTGTACTGATGAGAATTGCAATGTTGAGTATGCTGATGTTGATGCTGCTAGAGCCCGTGTACATGAAACTCCCCTGACAGGTTATACCAAGACAATTGTTAAAAATCTGCAAAGCACGTTTCCAGAAAAGTTTCCCACTGAGGAAGACGCCTATCTGACGTTGGATGTCATGAAGGCCATCATCGCCATGGGCCTGAATAATGATGATGCAGTCGATATCCAAGGTCTGGGGACATTCAAGACCAAGCAGGAAGGCGACCGCAAGGTCGTGACATTCTCTCCCGAAACAGCCTTGGTCGAAGCCATCAGCAAGTAGGTCCCGGCTTCGGC contains the following coding sequences:
- a CDS encoding HU family DNA-binding protein gives rise to the protein MDYPGVCLACTDENCNVEYADVDAARARVHETPLTGYTKTIVKNLQSTFPEKFPTEEDAYLTLDVMKAIIAMGLNNDDAVDIQGLGTFKTKQEGDRKVVTFSPETALVEAISK